A portion of the Trichomycterus rosablanca isolate fTriRos1 chromosome 17, fTriRos1.hap1, whole genome shotgun sequence genome contains these proteins:
- the ahsg1 gene encoding alpha-2-HS-glycoprotein 1: MKGLLILVALCPVLFADPPVSPPGSYQCQEDQDQKAIDEAVHFINERHHHGYKFKLAHVDGRSVEKAEHPCVFVLGLTLDETTCHVLNTKPFNECEARQHQEVNITAKCNVTICGGGDEPGIKRFSCDTEPEPNEKIAVFCPDCPSLLPLNDSRGLESVHAAVEKYNNDTSHASYFRLLEVGRISTQYNPMFGMSYFAEFAIVETECSDKPTEEEKPACKPKCPHEVNFGFCKSTQLGNDKLFIDCTIYENSTRHPHPPFHHGKHCGHHKERPHPPGHHDHEEDETKKGSSGAPEHEPPGHDKHFHSGCFIRSSHPHHRGPPHHGHHRDHGRPHHHGHGRDKGHHDHHDGHHRGHHHEHQHDHKKPHQRPGGPHPSHPIPPGHRDRPFPPCHGAVKSQPSIHPICPFPPKFHIRGHHE; the protein is encoded by the exons ATGAAAGGATTGTTAATTCTTGTAGCTCTTTGCCCGGTGCTGTTTGCAGACCCCCCAGTTTCACCCCCTGGCAGCTACCAGTGTCAAGAGGATCAGGACCAGAAGGCCATTGATGAAGCTGTACATTTTATAAATGAACGACACCACCATGGATACAAGTTCAAGCTTGCTCATGTAGATGGACGCTCAGTGGAAAAAGCG GAGCAtccatgtgtgtttgtgcttggACTGACTTTAGATGAGACCACCTGCCATGTTTTGAACACTAAACCTTTTAACGAATGTGAGGCTAGACAACACCAGGAGGTG AACATAACAGCAAAATGCAATGTGACTATCTGCGGAGGTGGAGATGAACCAGGTATCAAGCGTTTCAGCTGTGACACTGAGCCAG AACCAAATGAAAAGATAGCAGTTTTTTGTCCAGACTGCCCCTCTCTACTTCCCTTAAATGATTCAAGGGGCCTGGAGAGTGTACACGCTGCCGTCGAGAAGTACAACAATGACACCAGCCATGCATCTTACTTTAGACTGTTGGAAGTTGGCAGAATAAGCACTCAG TATAACCCAATGTTTGGAATGTCCTACTTTGCTGAGTTTGCCATAGTAGAGACCGAGTGCTCTGACAAGCCGACAGAAGAGGAGAAGCCAGCATGCAAGCCAAAGTGTCCTCATGAAGTT AATTTTGGCTTCTGCAAGTCCACCCAACTTGGAAATGATAAGTTGTTCATAGACTGCACGATTTATGAA AACTCAACACGTCACCCACACCCTCCGTTCCACCATGGAAAACACTGTGGCCATCATAAAGAACGACCACATCCACCAGGTCATCATGATCACGAGGAAGATGAAACTAAGAAAGGATCTTCAGGTGCCCCTGAGCATGAACCACCAGGACATGATAAGCATTTTCACTCAGGCTGTTTTATTCGTTCATCTCACCCACACCATAGAGGTCCTCCTCATCATGGTCATCACCGTGATCATGGACGTCCTCATCATCATGGTCACGGTCGGGATAAAGGCCACCATGATCATCACGATGGCCATCACCGTGGTCATCACCATGAACATCAACATGATCATAAGAAACCTCATCAAAGGCCCGGTGGACCACACCCTAGCCACCCCATCCCTCCAGGACACAGAGATCGTCCATTTCCTCCATGCCATGGTGCTGTAAAAAGCCAACCTTCCATCCACCCAATCTGCCCTTTTCCTCCTAAATTCCACATTAGGGGTCATCATGAATAG